Proteins found in one Oncorhynchus keta strain PuntledgeMale-10-30-2019 unplaced genomic scaffold, Oket_V2 Un_contig_28345_pilon_pilon, whole genome shotgun sequence genomic segment:
- the LOC127923101 gene encoding zinc finger protein 16-like: MIRYIKTTWSWELPCPQCGKNFSSSSNLKNHQRVHTGEKPFHCSVCGKRFREKAHLKRHERVHNGEKPYNCFECGKNFRVEETLQKHQRIHTGEKPHHCSLCEKSFNHSGSLKEHQRIHSGEKPYHCSLCGKSFHHSGTFKKHQQRHIGVKPTCNHNVIVKEKDDDCTLNVIVKEKDDDCTLNVIVKEEDDDCTLNVIVKKEDGDCTLNVIVKEEDDDCTPNVIVKEEDDDCTLNVIVKEEEDDPDTSRLPDSGRYPCPQCGKNFSSSSNLKNHQRVHTGEKPFHCSACGKSFSEKANLKRHERVHEKEREKLRKRRKLVL; the protein is encoded by the exons ATGATAAG GTACATCAAGACTACCTGGTCGTGGGAGTTACCCTGTCCTCAATGTGGGAAGAATTTTAGTTCCTCAAGTAATCTAAAGAATCATCAAAGagtacacactggagagaaacctttcCACTGCTCAGTATGTGGGAAGCGTTTCCGTGAGAAAGCACACCTTAAGAGACATGAGAGGGTACATAATGGAGAGAAGCCTTACAACTGCTTCGAATGTGGGAAGAATTTCCGTGTGGAAGAGACCCTACAGAAACACCAGAgaatccacacaggagagaagcctcacCACTGCTCTCTTTGTGAGAAGAGCTTTAATCATTCAGGAAGCCTTAAAGAACATCAAAGAATACATAGCGGAgaaaagccttaccactgctctctTTGTGGGAAGAGCTTCCATCATTCAGGAACCTTTAAGAAACATCAGCAAAGACACATTGGAGTGAAACCTACCTGTAATCACAATGTGATTGTCAAAGAGAAGGATGATGACTGTACTCTCAATGTGATAGTCAAAGAGAAGGATGATGACTGTACTCTCAATGTGATAGTCAAAGAGGAGGATGATGACTGTACTCTCAATGTGATTGTCAAAAAGGAAGATGGTGACTGTACTCTCAATGTGATTGTCAAAGAGGAGGATGATGACTGTACTCCCAATGTGATTGTCAAAGAGGAGGATGATGACTGTACTCTCAATGTGATtgtcaaagaggaggaggatgacccAGATACATCAAGACTACCTGATTCTGGTCGTTACCCCTGTCCTCAATGTGGAAAGAATTTTAGTTCCTCGAGTAATCTAAAGAATCATCAAAGagtacacactggagagaaacctttcCACTGCTCTgcatgtgggaagagtttcagtGAGAAAGCAAACCTTAAGAGACATGAGAGAGTAcatgagaaggaaagagagaagttgAGGAAGAGGAGAAAACTGGTATTGTAG